The Prinia subflava isolate CZ2003 ecotype Zambia chromosome 5, Cam_Psub_1.2, whole genome shotgun sequence genome window below encodes:
- the OLFML1 gene encoding olfactomedin-like protein 1 isoform X1, which produces MVALQVHFLLIPSLMSVMGAAQHTMQDAALLRYIDQRFLSLEKRLEKCNQDVLEYVDEFREFSRMVLSRLAGLNTDKAEVKREVENLLTRIEHAQRDIDYFGSVMDSNACVEVHEDLLKQQLLEEAEEKKRLKVMLNASCDYVLAGIRSLKVVKKTGEKHGSWMKDPGKKHGKIYLLSGSVNNVILEFANIMSFMENNQTLKARRVPLPLPWEGTGHVIYQGFLFYHRHGSLNEIVKFNIQRRNVADQMLLPGAGRIPAYQLSPQTKIDLAVDEQGLWALHAEPETGGNIVITKISPVAMAVEHSWDTPCSSKGAEAAFMACNTLHVVYNSPSGGSSRIQCVYDVLDALNAYVNPGLHFPKRQGSHSTVHYNPKEKQLFAWGDGSQIIYKLHTKQKVENL; this is translated from the exons ATGGTAGCCTTACAAGTCCATTTTTTGCTGATTCCATCCCTCATGAGCGTcatgggagcagcacagcacacgatgcaggatgcagccctgctgagatACATCGACCAGCGTTTTCTCTCTCTGGAG aagaggctggagaaatgcAACCAGGACGTGCTGGAATACGTGGATGAGTTCCGAGAGTTTTCCAGGATGGTGCTGTCCCGCCTGGCAGGACTGAACACTGACAAGGCTGAGGTAAAGAGGGAGGTGGAGAATTTGCTAACGAGGATCGAGCACGCGCAGAGGGACATTGACTATTTTGGATCTGTCATGGATTCCAACGCCTGCGTGGAAGTGCACGAGGAcctgctgaagcagcagctgctggaagaggcagaagaaaagaagagactTAAAGTCATGCTTAATGCAA GTTGTGACTACGTGCTTGCAGGTATTAGGTCCCTAAAGGTAGTTAAGAAGACTGGAGAAAAACATGGCTCTTGGATGAAAGATCCTGGCAAAAAGCATGGGAAGATTTATTTATTAAGTGGTTCTGTAAATAATGTGATTTTGGAATTTGCAAATATCATGAGTTTCATGGAAAACAATCAGACACTGAAGGCCCGCCGAGTCCCCTTGCCATTGCCCTGGGAAGGAACTGGCCACGTCATCTACCAGGGTTTCCTCTTCTACCACAGACACGGCTCCTTAAATGAGATCGTTAAATTCAATATCCAGAGAAGAAACGTAGCTGACcagatgctgctgccaggggctggaAGGATTCCTGCCTACCAGCTCTCTCCACAGACAAAAATAGACCTGGCTGTTGAcgagcaggggctgtgggccCTCCACGCGGAACCAGAGACCGGGGGGAACATTGTCATCACCAAAATCAGCCCCGTGGCCATGGCCgtggagcacagctgggacacgccctgcagcagcaagggTGCTGAGGCGGCTTTCATGGCCTGCAACACCCTCCACGTGGTCTACAACTCTCCTTCTGGAGGCTCCTCCCGCATCCAGTGTGTTTATGATGTTTTGGATGCTCTAAATGCTTACGTAAACCCAGGACTGCACTTCCCCAAACGCCAGGGTAGCCACTCCACCGTACATTACAATCCTAAAGAAAAGCAGCTCTTTGCTTGGGGTGATGGATCCCAGATCATTTACAAGCTTCACACAAAGCAAAAAGTTGAAAACCTTTAG
- the OLFML1 gene encoding olfactomedin-like protein 1 isoform X2, producing MVALQVHFLLIPSLMSVMGAAQHTMQDAALLRYIDQRFLSLERLEKCNQDVLEYVDEFREFSRMVLSRLAGLNTDKAEVKREVENLLTRIEHAQRDIDYFGSVMDSNACVEVHEDLLKQQLLEEAEEKKRLKVMLNASCDYVLAGIRSLKVVKKTGEKHGSWMKDPGKKHGKIYLLSGSVNNVILEFANIMSFMENNQTLKARRVPLPLPWEGTGHVIYQGFLFYHRHGSLNEIVKFNIQRRNVADQMLLPGAGRIPAYQLSPQTKIDLAVDEQGLWALHAEPETGGNIVITKISPVAMAVEHSWDTPCSSKGAEAAFMACNTLHVVYNSPSGGSSRIQCVYDVLDALNAYVNPGLHFPKRQGSHSTVHYNPKEKQLFAWGDGSQIIYKLHTKQKVENL from the exons ATGGTAGCCTTACAAGTCCATTTTTTGCTGATTCCATCCCTCATGAGCGTcatgggagcagcacagcacacgatgcaggatgcagccctgctgagatACATCGACCAGCGTTTTCTCTCTCTGGAG aggctggagaaatgcAACCAGGACGTGCTGGAATACGTGGATGAGTTCCGAGAGTTTTCCAGGATGGTGCTGTCCCGCCTGGCAGGACTGAACACTGACAAGGCTGAGGTAAAGAGGGAGGTGGAGAATTTGCTAACGAGGATCGAGCACGCGCAGAGGGACATTGACTATTTTGGATCTGTCATGGATTCCAACGCCTGCGTGGAAGTGCACGAGGAcctgctgaagcagcagctgctggaagaggcagaagaaaagaagagactTAAAGTCATGCTTAATGCAA GTTGTGACTACGTGCTTGCAGGTATTAGGTCCCTAAAGGTAGTTAAGAAGACTGGAGAAAAACATGGCTCTTGGATGAAAGATCCTGGCAAAAAGCATGGGAAGATTTATTTATTAAGTGGTTCTGTAAATAATGTGATTTTGGAATTTGCAAATATCATGAGTTTCATGGAAAACAATCAGACACTGAAGGCCCGCCGAGTCCCCTTGCCATTGCCCTGGGAAGGAACTGGCCACGTCATCTACCAGGGTTTCCTCTTCTACCACAGACACGGCTCCTTAAATGAGATCGTTAAATTCAATATCCAGAGAAGAAACGTAGCTGACcagatgctgctgccaggggctggaAGGATTCCTGCCTACCAGCTCTCTCCACAGACAAAAATAGACCTGGCTGTTGAcgagcaggggctgtgggccCTCCACGCGGAACCAGAGACCGGGGGGAACATTGTCATCACCAAAATCAGCCCCGTGGCCATGGCCgtggagcacagctgggacacgccctgcagcagcaagggTGCTGAGGCGGCTTTCATGGCCTGCAACACCCTCCACGTGGTCTACAACTCTCCTTCTGGAGGCTCCTCCCGCATCCAGTGTGTTTATGATGTTTTGGATGCTCTAAATGCTTACGTAAACCCAGGACTGCACTTCCCCAAACGCCAGGGTAGCCACTCCACCGTACATTACAATCCTAAAGAAAAGCAGCTCTTTGCTTGGGGTGATGGATCCCAGATCATTTACAAGCTTCACACAAAGCAAAAAGTTGAAAACCTTTAG